In the genome of Kluyveromyces marxianus DMKU3-1042 DNA, complete genome, chromosome 1, one region contains:
- the CAF20 gene encoding Caf20p, which translates to MSYERANKQSHSVQAANLQQYLVISPQLKMIRYTEEELLQLKPTEPVKPNFDVDEFNSIIEKVKEIQGAHEEEFSHFSRRRSSHHHVKPKFKHLKPKITTDEEGWSTLETAPAVRRKSTADEEEVSIPIAQETLKVKPNKHISSSRPADARDVVADKPTKAFNAFAALGSDEEEEEDDDEE; encoded by the coding sequence ATGTCTTATGAAAGAGCCAATAAGCAGAGTCATTCTGTCCAAGCAGCGAACCTTCAACAATACCTCGTGATTTCACCTCAACTTAAAATGATTAGATacacagaagaagaattattGCAATTAAAGCCAACTGAACCAGTCAAGCCAAACTTTGATGTGGATGAGTTCAACTCCATTATTGAAAAGGTAAAGGAAATCCAAGGTGCTCACGAAGAAGAGTTCTCCCACttcagcagaagaagatcttcTCACCATCATGTCAAGCCTAAGTTCAAGCACTTAAAGCCAAAAATCACtactgatgaagaaggttgGTCTACACTAGAAACTGCCCCAGCCGTTAGAAGAAAGTCCACcgcagatgaagaagaagtcagCATCCCTATTGCTCAAGAAACATTGAAGGTGAAGCCAAACAAAcatatttcttcatctagACCAGCGGATGCAAGAGATGTAGTTGCAGACAAGCCTACCAAGGCTTTCAATGCCTTCGCTGCTTTAGGcagtgatgaagaagaagaagaagatgacgacgaAGAGTGA
- the CDC23 gene encoding anaphase promoting complex subunit CDC23, with product MEQVVLEDAQSQLRQSSTDLSRWKLFQSAKWSSEALMGMCTLNEEKPINAELSLVTDGDDESPLKKRQMLSSSGVLFDLGNIDKNADSMAECIPLVDKDFDLYLLASSLFDCKEFDRCAFFLKDAKHAGLKFLYLYSRYLLWDKKVTESTEDVMIKDPEVISTDTSDSLKGSEFGRDSDSKNRTSSSFCNKDVDVGNGEKINLPKLYHEITEFLEESETQSKLETALLYYLLGIIQKKQGVPSSAMNSFLKSLKLYPYNWTCWCELLSCISRADESILLLKYLNDNFSMIKEDGIVHEHLMLRFFKLAIFKEFGGDFDKYIEELGDMMNLFPKFSFLRAQYALINYKYMDYANAEIVFDELVSMDPYRLDDLDTYSNVLYVLQKPYKLAYLAQYAANVDVYRPETCCIIANYFSSKQQHEKSILYFRRALMLDKSYTHAWILMGHEFIEMKNSHAAIECYRRAADVNPRDFQAWYGLGQAYEVLDKHSFALYYFQKACSLKPLDKRMWFASASCYEKLDKTMQAIKCFQRASQLSSEQDSAVLYRLAKLHEKNNDISVCKHYMIKCVELDELKKSHVADEIGKAKLWLAKHEFKHRNYQEAYTYANGVNNGTSQEIEEARAILAECRKRVEL from the coding sequence ATGGAGCAAgttgttcttgaagatgCACAAAGTCAATTACGGCAGTCTAGCACTGATTTAAGTCGATGGAAATTATTTCAAAGTGCGAAATGGTCTAGCGAGGCATTGATGGGGATGTGCACAttgaatgaagaaaagccaaTCAACGCAGAACTGTCCCTGGTAACTGATGGGGATGATGAATcacctttgaaaaaaaggCAGATGCTTTCATCAAGTGGAGTTCTTTTCGATCTGGGTAATATCGATAAAAATGCGGACAGTATGGCTGAGTGCATACCATTAGTAGATAAGGATTTTGATCTCTACTTGCTAGCCTCATCTTTATTCGATTGTAAAGAGTTTGACAGATGTGCGTTTTTTCTTAAAGATGCTAAACATGCAGGACTAAAGTTCCTTTATTTGTACAGTCGATATTTATTGTGGGACAAAAAGGTTACGGAATCGACAGAAGATGTCATGATTAAAGATCCAGAAGTAATATCAACGGATACTTCTGATTCACTTAAGGGTTCTGAGTTTGGAAGAGATTCTGATAGTAAAAACCGAACTTCTAGTTCGTTTTGCAATAAAGATGTGGACGTTGGTAATGGggaaaagatcaacttACCTAAACTTTACCACGAAATAACAGAATTCTTAGAAGAAAGCGAGACACAATCTAAGCTAGAAACTGCATTACTATACTACTTGTTAGGCATAATACAAAAAAAGCAGGGAGTGCCGAGTAGCGCAATGAACTCTTTTTTAAAGTCATTAAAACTGTATCCCTATAATTGGACCTGTTGGTGCGAACTATTATCTTGCATTTCCAGGGCAGATGAatctatattattattgaagTATTTGAACGATAATTTTTCGATGATAAAAGAAGATGGTATTGTGCATGAGCATTTAATGTTGCGCTTCTTTAAATTGGCCATCTTCAAAGAGTTCGGGGGAGATTTTGATAAGTACATTGAAGAATTAGGAGATATGATGAACCTATTCCCAAAGTTCTCCTTCCTCAGAGCACAATACGCATTGATTAATTACAAATATATGGACTATGCGAATGCTGAAATAGTGTTTGATGAGTTAGTTTCCATGGATCCTTATAGACTAGATGACTTGGATACATATTCTAATGTCTTGTACGTGCTTCAAAAACCCTACAAATTGGCATACCTTGCACAATATGCTGCAAATGTTGATGTCTATAGACCTGAGACGTGCTGCATAATTGCTAATTACTTTAGttcaaaacaacaacatgAAAAGTCAATTCTATACTTTAGAAGAGCATTAATGTTAGACAAGTCTTACACACATGCTTGGATTCTCATGGGACATGAGTTTATTGAGATGAAGAACTCCCATGCAGCAATTGAGTGTTACCGCCGTGCGGCAGATGTAAATCCAAGGGACTTCCAAGCATGGTATGGGTTAGGACAGGCATACGAAGTTTTAGACAAACACTCATTCGCACTCTATTATTTCCAAAAAGCTTGCTCATTAAAGCCATTAGACAAGAGAATGTGGTTTGCTTCAGCTTCGTGCTATGAAAAGTTGGACAAAACGATGCAGGCAATTAAATGTTTCCAAAGGGCCTCGCAACTCTCAAGTGAACAAGACTCCGCTGTACTTTACCGCCTAGCAAAACTACacgaaaagaacaatgaCATATCTGTTTGTAAACATTACATGATAAAGTGCGTTGAACTAGATGAGCTCAAAAAATCTCACGTTGCTGATGAAATCGGAAAGGCAAAGTTGTGGTTGGCTAAACATGAGTTCAAACATAGGAATTACCAAGAAGCATATACTTACGCTAATGGGGTAAATAACGGGACATCGCAAGAGATAGAAGAGGCAAGGGCCATTCTGGCTGAATGCCGAAAACGTGTGGAATTATAA
- the SCJ1 gene encoding Scj1p: MVKLLSLLSFALLPFVLAQDYYAILGVDKQASEKEIKSAYRQLSKKFHPDKNPGNEEAHHKFIEVGEAYDVLSDPEKRQIYDRHGAEALKNGRGGNGGGGPGFHDPFDMFEQMFGGGMFNRGQRGKPRGQNLQVNHEVTLKDFYVGKEFEFSLNLNDVCDVCKGSGSKDGKTNTCSDCGGSGFLVNVFRAGPIEQRVRQQCQKCQGKGQIIKHVCKKCHGSKVVQTSKVFTATVEPGMERNYVHVLHGEAEKHPDVQPGDLYQLFSESEKGTMGYRRRGDKLYRTEILSFKEALQGGWERKLEFLDSTKQVELSRPAGRTVQNGETEVIKNFGMPIHDRPGSYGDLIIEYIVLLPGEWKASSSNIIDEL; this comes from the coding sequence ATGGTAAAATTACTGTCACTTCTATCATTTGCGCTACTTCCATTTGTCCTTGCGCAAGATTACTATGCAATCTTAGGAGTTGACAAGCAGGCCAGTGAGAAGGAAATTAAGTCCGCATACAGACaactttcaaagaagttcCACCCAGATAAGAATCCTGGCAATGAAGAAGCACATCACAAGTTTATTGAAGTGGGAGAAGCATACGATGTTTTAAGTGATCCCGAAAAGAGACAAATATATGATAGACATGGAGCGGAGGCATTGAAGAATGGTCGTGGAGGCAATGGCGGCGGCGGGCCAGGATTCCACGATCCATTCGATATGTTTGAGCAGATGTTTGGAGGCGGCATGTTCAACAGAGGCCAGCGCGGTAAGCCTCGTGGCCAGAATTTACAGGTCAATCATGAGGTCACTCTAAAAGATTTTTATGTGGGAAAAGAGTTTGAATtctctttgaatttgaatgaCGTATGCGATGTGTGTAAAGGTTCAGGGTCTAAGGATGGCAAAACAAATACATGCTCTGATTGTGGTGGTTCAGGGTTCTTGGTGAATGTGTTTAGGGCTGGCCCAATCGAACAAAGGGTGAGACAACAATGCCAAAAATGTCAAGGTAAGGGTCAGATCATCAAGCACGTATGCAAGAAATGCCACGGATCTAAAGTGGTTCAAACTTCCAAGGTGTTCACCGCTACTGTCGAACCAGGTATGGAGCGCAACTACGTCCATGTACTTCACGGAGAGGCAGAAAAACATCCTGATGTGCAACCGGGCGACCTCTACCAATTATTCAGCGAATCAGAAAAGGGAACAATGGGATACAGAAGACGCGGAGACAAGCTATACAGAACTGAAATTCTATCCTTTAAGGAGGCACTACAAGGTGGATGGGAGAGAAAGCTCGAATTTCTAGACAGCACTAAGCAGGTCGAACTGTCTAGACCTGCAGGTCGTACCGTTCAAAATGGTGAAACGGAAGTCATCAAGAACTTCGGTATGCCTATTCATGATAGACCAGGAAGCTACGGCGACTTGATAATCGAATACATAGTTCTACTTCCCGGAGAATGGAAGGCTTCGTCAAGTAACATAATTGACGAGTTGTAG
- the GAS3 gene encoding putative 1,3-beta-glucanosyltransferase, with translation MVLPTALLAALAATPFVGAILPIHTRGDRFILPSYPSNSTDENSVFYIKGIDYQPGGSSSYDPSSGKDLLSDESICARDAFVFQQLGINTIRIYSLNPDVNHDKCMTILNNAGIYVILDVNSGEYGESLNRADPSGSYKGFYLERVFKFIEAFKDYPNVLGFFSGNEVINDDSNYASIDPPYIRAVQRDIKQYISKHSNRTIPVGYSAADNTDLRLATYDYLQCNALNGSRVDQNLDISRSDFFGLNTYEWCSGSSDWTSSGYDKLESGFKNGTIPAIFSEFGCNKNSPRTFDEVSEGLYDGLLDTFSGGLVYEYSQEGNNYGLVKIDDDGNIEYLKDFDNLKSQYQKVKLPDTKENNVTESKTSVCNASKIKSDNSQFGVNNFTIPEQPSDIADMIKNGVQTNNTGKILTDYTPPTTLKYTIKDSNGSEVSATITYPSSNTINGISTSTSATSSATSETKSKSSATSSSAHSSSKSKGDAAGSVAVNTGLMAIVAGVISALL, from the coding sequence ATGGTGCTTCCAACTGCTCTCCTAGCTGCTTTAGCTGCTACCCCATTTGTTGGGGCTATTTTGCCTATCCATACTAGAGGTGACAGATTTATTTTGCCCTCTTATCCTAGCAACAGTACCGATGAGAATTCGGTGTTTTACATTAAGGGTATTGATTACCAACCTGGTGGTTCATCGTCGTATGACCCATCATCCGGTAAAGATCTGTTATCAGATGAGTCGATCTGTGCTAGAGATGCGTTCGTTTTCCAACAATTAGGCATCAACACCATTAGAATTTACTCTTTGAATCCTGACGTTAATCATGACAAGTGCATGACTATTTTGAACAACGCTGGTATCTATGTGATCTTGGATGTTAACTCGGGTGAATACGGTGAGAGTTTGAACAGAGCTGATCCAAGTGGCTCATACAAGGGCTTCTACTTGGAGCGTGTTTTCAAGTTCATTGAGGCTTTCAAAGACTATCCAAATGTTTTGGGTTTCTTTTCTGGGAATGAGGTGATTAACGATGATTCAAACTATGCCAGTATCGATCCACCTTACATCAGAGCTGTTCAAAGAGACATAAAGCAGTACATCAGTAAGCATTCCAACAGAACCATCCCTGTTGGGTACTCTGCTGCTGATAACACAGATCTAAGATTGGCTACTTACGACTATTTGCAATGTAACGCCTTGAACGGTTCTCGAGTGGATCAAAATTTGGATATCTCTAGATCTGACTTCTTTGGCTTAAACACTTATGAATGGTGCTCTGGCTCTTCTGATTGGACTTCGTCTGGCTACGATAAACTAGAAAGTGGTTTCAAGAATGGTACTATTCCAGCCATTTTCTCCGAATTTGGATGCAACAAGAACTCCCCAAGAACATTTGACGAAGTTTCCGAAGGTTTATATGACGGTTTATTGGACACTTTCTCTGGTGGTTTGGTTTATGAATACTCTCAAGAAGGTAACAATTATGGTTTGGTTAAGATTGACGATGACGGTAACATTGAGTATTTGAAGGACTTTGATAATTTGAAGAGCCAATACCAAAAGGTCAAGCTACCAGACACTAAGGAAAACAATGTAACTGAAAGCAAAACCTCTGTTTGTAATGCAAGCAAGATCAAGAGTGACAATTCACAATTTGGAGTTAACAACTTTACAATCCCAGAGCAACCTTCCGATATCGCTGACATGATCAAAAACGGTGTTCAAACTAACAACACAGGAAAGATTTTAACTGATTACACTCCTCCAACTACTCTAAAATACACTATCAAGGATTCTAATGGTTCAGAGGTCTCTGCAACTATCACGTACCCATCTTCCAACACTATCAACGGTATCAGCACTTCTACTTCAGcaacttcttcagcaaCATCTGAAACCAAATCTAAATCCTCTGCTACTTCTTCTAGTGCTCATTCATCTTCGAAAAGTAAAGGTGACGCTGCTGGATCTGTTGCAGTAAACACTGGGTTGATGGCTATTGTAGCAGGTGTTATTTCAGCATTATTGTAA
- the MTG2 gene encoding putative GTPase MTG2 (mitochondrial): MLTRPAALRLLPSSKFCRYISDIPDNAPGAIDNEIWLQELANGRKKSKRTPSVSQTEDLSIKHDKKAVATKSRGLQSKIKYEVISTPPDTPFIEIKSPLSNFTKMSYLQKNKNVRVQQSNFVDLRIIKCRSGNGGDGCVSFFRDRGRAIGPPDGGDGGEGGSVYIQAIEGINSLSKLKTTYIADNGLNGTSDQADGAKGKDVMITVPVGTVVTWCLDPKIVREYVDQKIKENKGGSLRDILETSKIRLNCTGRFSIDQKPSHIQLFRKSYEAGKGWIFKGKDEEYHLSKDWFQDLAKNVTEYDMDLEQSELETDRFPLLGLDLSKPTDKPICLLKGGKGGLGNMHFLTNLIRNPRFSKEGRSGLEQYFMFELKSIADLGLVGLPNAGKSTILNRISNATPRVGHWEFTTLHPTVGTISLGIDKPKFTVADIPGIIKDASQDKGMGLEFLRHIERSKGWVFVISLEKEEPLEDLFTLMNEVGGEEALATKNILVVCNKADIDEKSTFTKYQTVLTFCQKNNWEVIPISALKGENIDALLVKMAQCAGKA, encoded by the coding sequence ATGCTAACTCGACCAGCTGCTTTAAGATTGTTACCGAGCAGTAAATTCTGTAGGTACATTTCAGATATACCTGACAATGCACCTGGTGCCATTGATAATGAGATATGGTTACAGGAGTTGGCTAATggcagaaagaaaagtaagAGGACTCCAAGCGTTAGTCAAACCGAAGACCTTTCTATTAAACACGACAAGAAAGCAGTAGCTACGAAGTCTAGAGGTTTACAGAGTAAGATCAAATATGAAGTTATATCGACCCCACCTGATACTCCATTCATAGAGATCAAATCACCATTATCTAATTTTACAAAGATGTCATACTTGcaaaagaataagaatGTAAGAGTCCAACAATCTAACTTTGTCGACCTTAGGATCATCAAGTGCCGATCAGGTAATGGTGGTGATGGTTgtgtttcatttttcagAGATAGAGGCCGAGCTATTGGCCCTCCTGATGGAGGGGATGGTGGGGAAGGCGGTTCAGTATACATTCAAGCCATTGAAGGAATAAACAGTTTATCAAAATTGAAGACCACATATATAGCTGATAATGGCCTGAACGGAACTTCAGATCAAGCTGATGGAGCCAAAGGAAAAGATGTCATGATAACAGTCCCAGTTGGGACTGTGGTGACATGGTGTTTGGACCCCAAGATAGTAAGAGAATACGTGGAccagaaaataaaagagaacaagGGAGGATCACTCAGAGACATCCTAGAGACATCAAAAATCCGTTTAAATTGTACGGGAAGATTTTCGATTGATCAAAAGCCTTCACATATTCAGTTGTTTAGAAAATCATATGAAGCAGGAAAAGGTTGGATAttcaaaggaaaagatgaagagtACCACTTATCAAAGGATTGGTTTCAAGACCTTGCCAAAAATGTCACCGAGTATGATATGGATCTCGAGCAATCAGAACTCGAAACAGATAGATTCCCATTATTAGGTTTGGATTTGAGTAAACCCACAGATAAGCCTATATGTTTACTCAAAGGTGGAAAAGGGGGTTTGGGTAACATGCATTTTCTCACCAACTTGATACGTAATCCAAGGTTCTCTAAGGAGGGTAGGAGTGGACTAGAGCAATACTTTATGTTTGAGTTAAAGAGTATTGCTGATTTAGGTCTTGTCGGTTTACCCAACGCCGGGAAATCTACGATTTTGAATAGAATATCTAATGCAACCCCAAGAGTTGGACATTGGGAGTTTACTACTCTTCATCCTACCGTCGGCACAATATCGCTTGGAATTGATAAACCAAAGTTTACTGTTGCAGATATCCCCGGAATTATCAAGGATGCCTCTCAAGACAAAGGGATGGGACTCGAGTTTTTGAGACATATCGAACGTTCGAAAGGTTGGGTTTTCGTGATCAGTctagagaaagaagaaccgTTAGAGGATCTATTCACGTTAATGAACGAAGTAGGTGGCGAAGAAGCACTGGCTACTAAGAACATTCTTGTTGTGTGCAACAAGGCAGACATTGACGAAAAGTCCACATTCACCAAGTATCAAACAGTTCTAACTTTCTGCCAGAAAAACAACTGGGAAGTCATTCCAATAAGTGCCCTAAAAGGTGAAAATATCGATGCTCTCCTGGTAAAGATGGCCCAATGTGCTGGTAAAGCATAG
- the SKY1 gene encoding serine/threonine protein kinase SKY1 has translation MGSSLNGFITKSSSASRHSNGSIFQREPVAKCNNTTRSNLSLAIQTQMKNEEQVPIPIPGAQERQADKLNSGKRGPVFGLADDIVDGIEDDDDDDDDDYSSCDEKNEESSKDYKPGGYHPAYKGETYKEGRYVLVRKLGWGHFSTVWLAKDTETGSHVAMKIVRSDKVYTESAFDEIKLLQGVSPSENEGYGKHKGSAHILKLLDNFIHSSVNGDHVVMVFEVLGENLLALIKKYEHKGIPVVYVKQIAKQLLLGLDYMHRKCGVIHTDIKPENVLMELGDVETIVKIVEEMDYVKRVQRKMQRRASRAHLDQHSRQGSFTAITDNPSGSVSSSSTTARSRRSRRPTIITGSQPLPSPLGSSSFLELKAHVFASSFNNMSRQPSFGGKLGSSLLQNGTIVTDYNNNSNSNNTNGNNKSNNNNSNKNSTHGIIDNNSDDDGDDKFATPQTNPSVLQNGEKNISRLQNMINAEKREHDSSSELLANSFSSMELADQRNGDASSASNLESPVIPSSDVIQVKIADLGNACWYDEHYTNAIQTREYRSPEVILECPWGASADIWSVACLIFELLTGDFLFEPQNGHSYTKDDDHIAQIIELLGNIPEYLMTTGRAVRTFFNSRGELRNISRLKYWPLKSVLIEKYNMDPKEAEQISDFLLPMLEMDPRKRADAGGMINHPWLADALGMEDVTVPDRKLYHSGADIPGWYKEVQGHAKH, from the coding sequence ATGGGGTCTTCGCTCAACGGGTTCATTACGAAGAGTTCGAGCGCATCACGGCACAGTAACGGGTCTATCTTCCAGAGGGAGCCTGTGGCCAAGTGTAATAACACGACGAGGTCCAACTTATCGTTGGCGATCCAGACGCAGATGAAGAATGAGGAGCAAGTTCCTATTCCGATTCCTGGCGCGCAAGAACGTCAGGCCGATAAGCTGAATTCCGGCAAAAGGGGGCCAGTGTTTGGCCTTGCTGATGACATTGTGGACGGTATTgaggacgatgatgatgacgatgatgatgattacTCCTCTTGCGATGAGAAGAACGAGGAGAGCTCCAAGGACTATAAGCCTGGTGGATACCATCCAGCTTACAAAGGAGAGACGTACAAAGAGGGGAGATATGTGCTTGTAAGGAAACTTGGGTGGGGCCATTTCTCGACCGTATGGCTTGCAAAAGATACAGAGACTGGTTCTCATGTAGCAATGAAAATTGTGCGCAGTGACAAGGTTTACACGGAGTCTGCATTTGACGAAATTAAGTTATTGCAAGGAGTAAGTCCGTCAGAAAACGAAGGCTATGGTAAGCACAAGGGGTCGGCACATATCTTAAAACTATTGGATAACTTTATTCACTCAAGTGTAAATGGAGATCATGTAGTAATGGTATTCGAAGTACTTGGTGAGAATTTATTAGCATTGATTAAAAAATACGAACACAAGGGAATACCTGTGGTTTACGTGAAACAAATTGCAAAACAACTTCTACTGGGGTTGGACTATATGCATAGAAAATGTGGTGTCATACACACTGATATCAAACCTGAGAACGTCTTGATGGAACTTGGTGACGTTGAGACTATAGTTAAAATTGTCGAAGAAATGGATTATGTGAAACGTgtccaaagaaaaatgcaGCGGAGGGCTTCACGGGCTCATTTAGATCAACATTCCAGACAGGGCTCTTTCACCGCTATTACTGATAATCCATCGGGCTCCGTTAGCTCATcctcaacaacagcaagaTCGCGTAGATCCAGAAGACCAACAATTATTACGGGTTCTCAACCTTTACCATCACCATTGGGTTCTTCAAGCtttcttgaattgaaaGCACATGTCTTTGCGTCATCATTTAATAACATGTCCAGGCAACCATCATTTGGTGGGAAACTTGGCTCGTCATTGCTACAAAACGGCACCATTGTCACAGATTATAACAATAACAGTAACAGTAACAATACTaatggtaataataaaagtaataataataatagtaacaaAAATAGTACCCACGGCAtaattgataataatagcgatgatgatggtgatgataAATTCGCAACGCCTCAAACTAACCCATCTGTACTTCAAAATGgcgaaaaaaatatttccCGCTTACAAAACATGATAAATGCTGAGAAAAGGGAACATGATAGCTCTTCGGAACTATTAGCTaactctttctcttctatGGAATTAGCTGATCAACGCAATGGCGATGCAAGTTCCGCTTCAAACCTGGAATCACCAGTGATTCCTTCTTCGGATGTTATTCAAGTCAAAATTGCAGATCTCGGGAATGCATGCTGGTACGACGAGCATTACACAAATGCTATTCAAACAAGGGAATATCGTTCACCTGAAGTTATATTAGAATGTCCTTGGGGAGCTAGTGCCGATATATGGTCAGTTGCATGTTTAATCTTTGAACTACTCACAGGTGATTTTCTATTTGAACCACAAAATGGACATTCTTACACGAAGGACGATGACCACATCGCCCAAATTATCGAGCTACTAGGAAACATTCCAGAATACTTAATGACTACAGGAAGAGCTGTTAGAACATTCTTTAATTCCAGAGGAGAACTTAGAAATATTTCAAGATTAAAATACTGGCCTTTGAAAAGTGTCCTAATAGAAAAGTATAATATGGATCCAAAGGAAGCAGAGCAGATATCTGATTTCTTACTTCCTATGCTAGAAATGgatccaagaaaaagagctGATGCAGGGGGTATGATCAATCACCCTTGGCTTGCTGATGCTTTGGGTATGGAAGATGTCACCGTTCCTGATAGAAAGCTATATCATAGCGGTGCAGACATTCCTGGTTGGTACAAAGAAGTGCAAGGCCATGCAAAGCATTGA
- the THP2 gene encoding Thp2p: MSNAYLDRLDEQEDQMNTTQSLALEVLDNLEELIKTAEDKSVEDDSTGLNVLETLRSKNKELLKSITMTRVLQLNATEKRAELLKNPDLTTSKLFLSPDDRNHPDNLFNYFEEGKLLHETWMRHLSLISNLSDDLVVKLESHDDSNLVVTNKDPLPPVLKNTIRKYEELGPEQQHIEDIRAALFQYLDDIKAGRAKYALENKYILNTSLQEITKEVSEWSQRWTNIENTLFGDSPNSLKKLIQKADEIKELLSSDSIDSSPAV; this comes from the coding sequence ATGAGTAATGCATACTTGGATAGGCTagatgaacaagaagaccaGATGAATACAACGCAGTCTCTAGCATTGGAAGTGTTGGATAATCTTGAAGAGCTCATTAAGACTGCTGAAGACAAGAGTGTCGAGGATGATAGCACCGGATTGAATGTACTAGAAACACTTAGGAGTAAAAACAAGGAACTTTTGAAGAGTATCACAATGACCCGAGTATTACAGCTCAATGCTACGGAAAAAAGAGCAGAGCTCTTAAAGAACCCAGATTTAACAACTAGCAAACTATTCCTCTCTCCAGATGATAGAAACCATCCAGATAACCTATTTAACTACTTTGAGGAAGGCAAACTGCTTCATGAAACTTGGATGCGCCACTTATCATTGATATCGAATCTCTCTGATGACTTAGTTGTGAAACTGGAGAGCCACGATGATAGTAATTTGGTTGTTACAAACAAGGACCCACTACCACCAGTTCTCAAGAACACAATAAGAAAATACGAAGAGCTTGGCCCTGAGCAGCAGCATATAGAAGATATTCGTGCGGCGTTATTCCAATACTTAGATGATATAAAGGCAGGAAGGGCGAAGTACGCCTTGGAAAATAAGTACATTTTGAATACTTCGCTACAGGAGATCACCAAAGAAGTCTCTGAATGGTCACAGAGGTGGACGAATATAGAAAATACGTTGTTTGGTGATTCTCCGAACTCTCTCAAAAAGCTGATTCAAAAAGCCGATGAGATAAAGGAATTGCTAAGCTCTGACTCTATTGATTCTTCACCTGCTGTTTGA
- a CDS encoding RNA recognition motif domain-containing protein has product MSERNTVHVSGFPAGTRANELAPQFESVGRLVRIDIPQLDHYKSGPYAFVEYESFEDAENAIRACDGTPFQMNPSFMLRVQIARSKGRRDREPREFREPANYRDRRRERDPRDNFSRDRMRSFRDQDDRRPRFDPRGDPRGDPRGHNARRGGPSRYNNAPPRRYDERLGEPRPYEPVFGMPVPPPPPPERKLRDPYPNELAHFRRTGKGVPQLSSAHAEESSGNASVSSPAPAPASATASASASTTSMDVAEASAAADTTATATQQEQGNESDGSNYDPNEAVPVSEPVPTENTQEAPETAAAETAVAETAVAETPVLENPDAASNLEQTEHTTAPDTPPAETTTTQVSAESQIQSLPEPSAAPSETEKPTASEARD; this is encoded by the coding sequence ATGTCGGAAAGAAACACTGTTCATGTCAGTGGGTTTCCAGCAGGAACTAGAGCGAACGAGTTGGCACCTCAGTTTGAGAGTGTTGGGAGACTAGTACGTATTGACATTCCGCAATTGGATCACTACAAGTCCGGTCCATATGCCTTTGTAGAGTATGAATCGTTTGAAGACGCGGAAAATGCAATAAGAGCCTGTGATGGGACGCCCTTCCAAATGAATCCATCATTCATGCTAAGGGTTCAGATTGCCAGGTCCAAGGGCAGAAGGGATAGAGAGCCAAGGGAGTTTAGAGAACCTGCCAACTACAGAGACCGCAGGCGTGAGCGTGATCCTAGAGATAATTTTTCGAGAGACCGTATGCGGTCGTTTAGAGATCAAGACGATAGAAGGCCAAGGTTTGACCCACGAGGCGATCCAAGAGGCGATCCAAGAGGACACAATGCAAGAAGAGGTGGGCCTTCGCGGTACAACAACGCTCCTCCCAGACGTTATGACGAGAGGCTAGGCGAACCCAGACCTTACGAGCCAGTATTCGGAATGCCTGTTCCACCACCGCCTCCTCCGGAAAGAAAGCTTCGCGATCCATACCCCAACGAGCTCGCGCACTTTAGACGTACTGGGAAAGGTGTTCCACAGCTTTCTAGTGCTCACGCGGAAGAATCATCTGGCAAtgcttctgtttcttctcctGCTCCTGCTCCTGCCTCTGCAACTGCCTCTGCCTCTGCCTCCACTACATCAATGGATGTGGCTGAGGCTTCAGCTGCAGCTGATACTACGGCTACGGCTACGCAACAGGAACAAGGAAACGAGTCAGATGGCTCCAACTATGACCCGAACGAAGCTGTACCGGTATCAGAACCTGTACCCACTGAAAACACTCAAGAAGCACCTGAAACTGCCGCTGCGGAAACTGCCGTTGCGGAAACTGCCGTTGCAGAAACGCCCGTCTTGGAAAATCCAGACGCAGCCTCGAACCTCGAGCAGACCGAACACACAACTGCTCCAGATACTCCGCCTGCTGAAACCACTACTACCCAAGTTTCGGCCGAAAGCCAAATTCAGTCTTTACCCGAACCCTCAGCCGCACCATCAGAAACCGAAAAACCTACCGCTTCAGAAGCACGTGACTGA